The region GCCAGCACCAGAAGGTGTCCGGACAGGATATGTCCTACTTTGACGATGAGACAAAGGAGAGATACATTCCTTATGTTATCGAACCTTCACTGGGAGCTGACCGCGTGACGCTGGCATTCCTGTGCGCGGCTTATGACGAGGAGGAAATCGGGGAAGGCGATGTAAGAACTGTCCTTCATTTCCATCCGGCCATTGCCCCTGTAAAGGTAGGCGTGCTTCCTCTGTCCAAGAAACTGAATGAAGGCGCTGAGAAGATTTACACCGAGCTTTCCAAGTATTTCAACTGTGAGTTTGACGACAGGGGTAACATTGGTAAGAGATATAGGAGACAGGATGAAATCGGTACTCCATTCTGTATTACCTATGACTTCGACTCAGAAGAAGACCATGCCGTAACGGTCCGTGACAGGGATACCATGGAGCAGGTAAGGGTTCCGATTGCTGAGTTAAAGGATTACTTTGCTGAGAAGTTTATGTTTTAAAAGATAAATGGAAGCTGCATTGAAATGCAGAAGAAAAAACCTCCGCGGTTCCGGTAAGGAACTGCGGGGGTTTTGTAATTGAATTCGTTTAATCTGATTTGATTCCATATAATTTGACTCCATTAATTTGACTTCATTACCTGGCCGATGGCTTCGCCCATCCGTACCCTGGTTTCCACATCCAGGGCCGTGTTGCGCATGATATTCCTGTCAATGGTAACGGTATGAGGCTGGAAGAGCAGCAGGATGGAGGAACCGCCAAAGGCAAAGTAGCCTTTTTCCTGACCGCGGAACACATCAATGCTGGTATAAGCCTTGTGATGGTTTACAATTTTCCCCACCATAAGAGCTCCAATCTCCATCATCAGCACTGTGCCGAAGGAACCGGAGCGCAGCAGGGAATACTCTCTTGAGTTTTCCTTATAGACGGGACGGCGGCAGGCTGCCGCCGGATTGACTGTGTGGAGCACACCGGGAATACGGCGGTAAGAGGAGCGCCGTCCGCGGTCCACATAGGCATAGCGGTGGTAATCTGATACAGTGAGCCTTAAGAGAAGGGCAGTGCCGCCGGTGTAGCGGACAGCCAGGCCTGAGTCTCTTAAAAGCTGGTCCAGCGTATATTCAGTGTGTTTGATAGTGATGCGCATGTTCTTATGGATGGGATAGACGCTTGCAAATCCGTCGCAGGGGCTGCACAATATATGGTCCCTGGCGTCAAAGGGTCTTGCTTGCGGCAGCATCCTGCGGGTAAAGAAGGCGTTAAAGGAGCGGTATCTTCCGCCTGCAGGTGTTTCGCAGCCCTCTGTGGAGATACCCGCAGACTTCATGAAGCCGGGAATGAAGGGCGCTGACAATGGAGAGTCCAGAAAAGCGCCGCAGATTTTGGAAACAGCCGGATGGACCAGCGGTTTTATGAGCATTCGTCCCAGAAAACTGGCGTATAAATCCTCCAGGAAGCGGTCCTGGAGGGTGCTGCCGCCCAGGGAACGGCCGGTTCTGTCTGCATATTGCATGGAATCACACCTTTCTTTATTATCAGAAGAAATATATCTTAATCAGTGCGCAGGATACAATGGCGACCAGAAGGGTCAGCATTTTCCATCCGGGTTTGCGCAGCGGGAAATTAATGATGAACAGCAGTCCCACTGTGAGGATGCAGATGTGAAGCTCTGACAGGAACCTGTGGCCCAGCAGGGGGCGCAGGGTGCAGAACAGGGGCAGAATAATGGCTATGGAGGTGATGGGAAGTCCCTGATAGTACTTGCGCGCTTCATCAGTCTCTTCCTGCCGCTTTTCCTCCATGACATTAAAAAATGCCAGACGGATGACACCTGCAATCAGATAGAATACCAGGATGGAGATGCCTGCCGGTCCCCGCATGCCGATGGAATAGCACAGTATCATGGGAAAAGCCCCAAAACAGACCACATCACAGAGAGAATCAATCTGGATTCCGAAGCGTTTTTCATCTTCAGTGCGGTCCTTTTTCATACGGGCCACCTTGCCGTCGAACATGTCGCACAGACCGGAGAACGCCAGACAGAACAAAGCGTATTTTGCAAATCCCTGGAAGGTGAGAATCATGCCTATGGCCGAGGAAGCCAGTCCCAAATATGTCAATACAACCGTGTAGCTGTAAAATCCTATCATAAAAACTCTCATTCCTTTCGCTTCGCTTAGGCACAAAACAGTTATGAAATAGCAAGTTTGTGCTTCCACTATTTTATTTTTGATGTTAAACTCTCCTCAGACAGATACACTACAGAGCACGGAGGAGGAAGTAGAATCGGTTCCTCCATTTGGGATCAAGTCCGCATAAAAACATGTGTCGGCTGTCTTCTCAAGCACAAACCAGTGACGCCTTGAGCTCGTAACCTAATCATTGTCAAAGCAATTCCTTAGGTCTTTCTTTGCTGGACAGCCAGTCAATGTCTGTCTATTTTACTTAGGAGGGCTGTTTTATGTTATCTATCAAACACTTTGTCTGCTGTGGCATGGACGTTCACAAGAAATTTGTTGTCGCTACCATTGCTCTGACAGACTACAGGGGCGTTACTTCTTATGTTAAAAAGCGGTTCGCCACCTTCAATTCCGATCTTAATTCTTTGAAAAAATGGCTTCTTTCTTTCAATTGCACTGAGATCTGCCTCGAATCCACTGGTAAATACTGGATTCCAATTTTTAATATCCTGGAGGATTCCTGTCACGTTGTCGTTGCTAACCCCAAGTATGTCAGGGCTATCAAAGGACAGAAAACCGATGACAAAGACTCCGCCTGGATTGCGGATCTGTTTAAATTTGATATTGTTCCTTCCAGTTATATCCCCTGTAAGGAAATTCGCATGCTTCGGGAATTGTTCCGATACCGGCAGAAACTGATTGGCCACCGCAGCAGTGAGAAAAACCGGTTACAGAATGCTCTTACGGTTTCCAACATTGCCCTTGCATCCGTCCTCTCAGATACCTTTGGAAAATCAGCGACCGCCATCGTTGACTATATCCTGACCTGTGAGGTATTTGACCCCGAATACTGTAAATCCCTGCTTCTTAAAAAAGCAAAGGACAAGGCAGATGATGTTGTAACCTCCATAATCGGTTATGAACTGCGCCGTGACCAATCCGTTAAGATTAAGGTCTGCAGAAAGCATTTCGATGAAATCAATGAGTGCGTCTCCACTCTCGAAGAAACGATTTCCGACCTGGCTAAACCTTACCATAAATTTATCGAATTGGCTACTACAATTCCTGGAATTACAGAGCAGTCTGCCACCTTTATCATTGCTGAAATCGGGGTGGATATGGCGGTATTCAAATCCTCAAAACGTTTGTGCTCCTGGGCTGGGCTGGCTCCTGAAAATAACGAAAGTGCCGGTAAAAAGAAGAGCGTCCATGTTTCAAGAGCCGGGGTGTACTTAAAGCCTCTGCTGGTTCAGTGTGCAAATGCTGCCATCAAGAGTAAAAACCCTTACTTCAGATACAAATATGACCGTATAAAAAAACGTCGTGGTCATAAACGGGCAATCATTGCCATTGCACGCATGGTGTTGACTTGCATTTACCACATGTTCCAAAAGCAGGAGGTATTTAATCCTGCCGATACGGATTATTCCGCTATTCCTGAAGAAATGTACCGGAAATTTCAGGAACAGTATGACAGAAATGCCATCAAACGTTTAGAGAAACGAGGCTATATGATTACTCCTCCTGCTATGGCCTGATACCCTTTATTCCATAGGATCCTTTGGGGCGGCAGTTTACTGGTGCTCTTGTTAAGTTACGATTTTTTTTGATTTTTTCTTTCAACCTATATAACCCCAATCATTCGTCCTTTTGGTCCTTGCTTTATAAGGACAATATTATTATTATATCAGAAATCCAGGAGGAAACAAGGAAAAACAGGACTTTTGTTCATAAAATTTAGAAACCTTTTATAAACGAATATTAGTTATTGTGATATACTAGCAATAACGGATGACAGACTGTCTTTGTTTCCGGACGGAAGCGAGTACTGCATTGTATATGAAGCTTATACGATGCAGTACTCATAATGTCAGACCGTATCATAACAAAGGAGGATGGGGCTTATGAAACTGAGGACCCGTCTTGCGGTGGCGTTTTTAACCATAACCATCGTTCCCATGCTGCTGTTTTATCTGCTGGTCCTTGCACTCAGCAATTATCAGACCAGGTCTTTCACCAAGGAATACGGACTTACGGAGCAGGTGGACCTGTTCTCAGGCAATTCCATGCAGATATTTAACCGTATTACCAAGCGCTCCCAGGAGGACATCAGGAATATACTGGACAATGATCCGGGGCGCTACAATGATTTATCATATCTGGATAAGGTCAACGCTGAACTGAAAAGCCATTATGCATATCTGATCGTGCGAAAGGGCGATACTATCCTATACTGCGGTGACAGCAATAAAGACGCGGGGGAAGCCATATGCGCCCAGCTGCCCCGGTTTGATATGATGAAGGGCGATTTACAGGGCGGCATCTATCTGGACGGCGAGAGCCAGCACCTGATTAAGCAGATGGATTTCACCTTTCCGGACGGCCAGGAGGGAAGCGCTTTCATTATTTCCAATGTGGATGACCTGATACCGGAAGTAAAATCCATGATAAGGGAAATGCTTATACTGGGAATCACCATTCTGGTGTTTGCGGGCATTGTGCTGACATTCTGGGTATACCGGTCCATTCTCAGTCCGCTGAACAAGCTTCAGGAGGCTACGAAGAAGATTCGTGACGGAAACCTGGATTTCACACTGGATGTGGACGCGGATGATGAGATAGGCCAGCTGTGCCAGGATTTTGAGGAGATGCGTATCCGGCTGAAGGAGAACGCGGAAGACAAGATACAGTATGACAAGGATAATAAGGAACTGATTAGCAATATTTCCCACGATTTGAAAACACCGATTACGGCTATCAAGGGATATGTGGAAGGCATACTGGACGGTGTGGCGTCTTCGCCGGAAAAGCTGGACAAATACATCCGTACCATATACAATAAGTCTAATGATATGGACAGGCTGATTGACGAGCTGACCTTTTATTCCAAAATCGATACTAATAAGATTCCCTATACCTTCAGCAAGATCAACGTGGCCCAGTATTTCCGGGACTGTGTGGAGGAGGTTGGCCTGGATATGGAAGCCAGAGGGATTGAGCTGGGATATTTCAATTATGTGGATGAAGACGTGGTCATCATTGCCGATGCGGAGCAGATGAAGCGCGTTATGAATAATATTATCAGTAATTCCGTGAAATATCTGGATAAGAAAAAGGGTATTATCAATATTAGGATAAAGGACGTAGGAGATTTTATCCAGGTTGAAATAGAGGATAATGGCAAAGGCATAGCGGCAAAGGACCTGCCCAATATTTTTGACCGGTTCTACCGTACGGACTCCTCCCGCAATTCAGCTCAGGGAGGAAGCGGTATAGGTTTATCCATCGTGCGCAAGATTGTGGAGGACCACGGGGGACGTATATGGGCCACCAGCAAGGAAGGAATCGGAACGGAGATTCATTTTGTTCTAAGAAAATATCAGGAGGTTTTACAGGATGAGCAAGATTCTAATCGTGGAAGATGAGGAGAGCATAGCGGAGTTGGAGAAGGATTATCTGGAGCTGTCCGGCTTTGAGGTAGAGATTGAAAATGACGGAAGCTCCGGCCTGGATAAGGCGCTGACGGAAGACTATGATCTTTTGATTCTGGATCTGATGCTGCCCGGTACGGATGGATTTGAGATATGTAAAAGAGTGCGGGAAGTAAAGAACACGCCCATCATTATGGTTTCAGCCAAAAAAGAGGACATTGACAAAATCCGCGGTCTGGGTCTGGGGGCAGATGATTATATCACCAAGCCATTCAGCCCAAGCGAGATGGTGGCCAGGGTGAAGGCGCACATGGCCAGGTATGAGCGCCTCATTGGCAGCGGACAGCCG is a window of Enterocloster clostridioformis DNA encoding:
- a CDS encoding sensor histidine kinase, with protein sequence MKLRTRLAVAFLTITIVPMLLFYLLVLALSNYQTRSFTKEYGLTEQVDLFSGNSMQIFNRITKRSQEDIRNILDNDPGRYNDLSYLDKVNAELKSHYAYLIVRKGDTILYCGDSNKDAGEAICAQLPRFDMMKGDLQGGIYLDGESQHLIKQMDFTFPDGQEGSAFIISNVDDLIPEVKSMIREMLILGITILVFAGIVLTFWVYRSILSPLNKLQEATKKIRDGNLDFTLDVDADDEIGQLCQDFEEMRIRLKENAEDKIQYDKDNKELISNISHDLKTPITAIKGYVEGILDGVASSPEKLDKYIRTIYNKSNDMDRLIDELTFYSKIDTNKIPYTFSKINVAQYFRDCVEEVGLDMEARGIELGYFNYVDEDVVIIADAEQMKRVMNNIISNSVKYLDKKKGIINIRIKDVGDFIQVEIEDNGKGIAAKDLPNIFDRFYRTDSSRNSAQGGSGIGLSIVRKIVEDHGGRIWATSKEGIGTEIHFVLRKYQEVLQDEQDSNRGR
- a CDS encoding response regulator transcription factor, translated to MSKILIVEDEESIAELEKDYLELSGFEVEIENDGSSGLDKALTEDYDLLILDLMLPGTDGFEICKRVREVKNTPIIMVSAKKEDIDKIRGLGLGADDYITKPFSPSEMVARVKAHMARYERLIGSGQPANELIEIRGLKIDKTARRVWVNGEEKTFTTKEFDLLTFLAQNPNHVFTKEELFSRIWDMESIGDIATVTVHIKKIREKIEFNTAKPQYIETIWGVGYRFKV
- a CDS encoding CDP-alcohol phosphatidyltransferase family protein, giving the protein MIGFYSYTVVLTYLGLASSAIGMILTFQGFAKYALFCLAFSGLCDMFDGKVARMKKDRTEDEKRFGIQIDSLCDVVCFGAFPMILCYSIGMRGPAGISILVFYLIAGVIRLAFFNVMEEKRQEETDEARKYYQGLPITSIAIILPLFCTLRPLLGHRFLSELHICILTVGLLFIINFPLRKPGWKMLTLLVAIVSCALIKIYFF
- a CDS encoding phosphatidylserine decarboxylase; protein product: MQYADRTGRSLGGSTLQDRFLEDLYASFLGRMLIKPLVHPAVSKICGAFLDSPLSAPFIPGFMKSAGISTEGCETPAGGRYRSFNAFFTRRMLPQARPFDARDHILCSPCDGFASVYPIHKNMRITIKHTEYTLDQLLRDSGLAVRYTGGTALLLRLTVSDYHRYAYVDRGRRSSYRRIPGVLHTVNPAAACRRPVYKENSREYSLLRSGSFGTVLMMEIGALMVGKIVNHHKAYTSIDVFRGQEKGYFAFGGSSILLLFQPHTVTIDRNIMRNTALDVETRVRMGEAIGQVMKSN
- a CDS encoding IS110 family transposase; amino-acid sequence: MLSIKHFVCCGMDVHKKFVVATIALTDYRGVTSYVKKRFATFNSDLNSLKKWLLSFNCTEICLESTGKYWIPIFNILEDSCHVVVANPKYVRAIKGQKTDDKDSAWIADLFKFDIVPSSYIPCKEIRMLRELFRYRQKLIGHRSSEKNRLQNALTVSNIALASVLSDTFGKSATAIVDYILTCEVFDPEYCKSLLLKKAKDKADDVVTSIIGYELRRDQSVKIKVCRKHFDEINECVSTLEETISDLAKPYHKFIELATTIPGITEQSATFIIAEIGVDMAVFKSSKRLCSWAGLAPENNESAGKKKSVHVSRAGVYLKPLLVQCANAAIKSKNPYFRYKYDRIKKRRGHKRAIIAIARMVLTCIYHMFQKQEVFNPADTDYSAIPEEMYRKFQEQYDRNAIKRLEKRGYMITPPAMA